Proteins encoded together in one Mugil cephalus isolate CIBA_MC_2020 chromosome 16, CIBA_Mcephalus_1.1, whole genome shotgun sequence window:
- the ch25h gene encoding cholesterol 25-hydroxylase-like protein: MMLQPLWSFLLGHSSLLHSPFFPVLFSLSVYLSFCLPFLLLDVLSSRCSLVRRFKLQPDSAVSWSSVRTCLALTLYNHVVFIFPLTVLHWYLRPVHLPRDAPGLPSLLAQVLVCLLLFDFQSFAWHLLHHRVPWLYRTFHKVHHTYTSTSALTAEYSGAWETLSLGFFAASNPLLLGCHPLTELAFFVVNIWLSVEDHCGYDLPWATHRLVPFGLYGGARHHDLHHLKSKCNYAPYFTHWDRLAGTLCTQD, encoded by the exons ATGATGCTACAGCCTCTGTGGAGTTTCCTGCTGGGACACTCGTCTCTGCTGCACTCGCCTTTCTTCCCGGTGCTCTTCTCTCTGTCCGTGTATCTGTCCTTCTGTCTGCCCTTCCTGCTGCTGGACGTCCTGTCCTCCCGCTGCTCCCTGGTGCGCAGGTTCAAGCTGCAGCCGGACAGCGCGGTGTCCTGGAGCTCGGTGCGCACCTGCCTGGCTCTGACGCTCTACAACCACGTGGTCTTCATCTTCCCCCTCACCGTGCTGCACTGGTACCTGCGGCCGGTCCACCTGCCCCGGGACGCCCCGGGGCTGCCCAGCCTGCTGGCTCAGGTGCTGGTCTGCCTGCTCCTCTTCGACTTCCAGAGCTTCGCCTGGCACCTGTTACACCACAGAGTACCCTGGCTCTACCGCACCTTCCACAAG gtgcaCCACACctacacctccacctccgccctCACAGCCGAGTACTCCGGAGCCTGGGAGACCCTCAGCCTGGGCTTCTTCGCCGCCTCCAACCCCCTCCTGCTGGGCTGCCACCCCCTCACCGAGCTGGCCTTCTTCGTGGTCAACATCTGGCTGTCGGTGGAGGACCACTGCGGCTACGACCTGCCCTGGGCCACTCACCGCCTGGTGCCCTTCGGGCTGTACGGGGGTGCTCGCCACCACGACCTCCACCACCTCAAGTCCAAGTGCAACTACGCCCCCTACTTCACCCACTGGGACCGGCTGGCTGGGACCCTGTGCACACAGGACTGA